Genomic segment of Polycladomyces abyssicola:
CAGTGATCATCGGCGACCCGAATCGGGATAAAACTCCGGAACTGTTTCGCGCGTTCGGCCGGTTTGTCGGCGGTTTGAACGGACGCTTTTTTACAGGAACCGACATGGGAACGTCCCCTGAAGATTTTGTCCATGCGGCACGGGAATCTGATTCGTTTGTCGGGTTGCCCAAAAGTTACGGCGGAAGCGGAGATACGTCCATTCCAACAGCGTTGGGCGTATTGCAAGGGATGCGGGCGACCGCCGAACATCTGTGGGGTTCTCCCGGCTTGCAGGGGCGCGTGGTTGCGGTGCAGGGTGCGGGCAAGGTAGGAACACGTCTGGTGCAATTGTTGGTGGAGGAAGGAGCGCGGGTAGTCGTCGCCGATATCGATGAGTCACGCGTGCAGAAGCTGTGTGATCAGTACCCGGACCAGGTGGAGCGTGGGGATATTCAAACGATTCATCAAACGGCTTGCGACATTTTCTCACCATGCGCCAAAGGCGGTGTCATCAACGACCGTTCACTTGCGGAACTCCAGTGCCAAGCCATTGTCGGGTCAGCCAACAACCAGCTGGCGGAGGATCGTCACGGAGACATGCTGCACCAGATGGGTATCTTGTACGCCCCTGATTACCTCGTCAACGCCGGTGGCTTGATTCAGGTGGCCGACGAGCTGAAGGGCTACAACGAAGAGCGCGTGATGGCCAAAACCCGCTCCATCTATCAGATGTTGTTACAGATCTACCAATTGTCCCGGGAGAAGGATATCCCGACCTATCGCGCCGCTAACTGTTTGGTGGTCAAACGGTTGGAGCAAGTGGCCGATTTGCGTCGCATCCTTCTCGGGTTTACGCGTTGATGCCATCCAGGGAGGAATCGTCGATGCTGCGACAGATGGAAAAAGTCGGGCTGCAATATCTTCAGCCCGACGGGACGTTGACCCCGGAAGGGGAGGTAGCGTGGAAACCTATCGAGCGACCGCTCAAAATTGAGTTTTATAGATGGATGTGCAAGATTCGCCTGTTCGATCAGCGCGCGGTCATTTTGCAACGACAGGGGCGGATCGGTACGTATGCGCCATTGCAGGGTCAGGAGGCGGCTCAGGTGGGGAGCGCTTTGGCCCTGAATCGGGAGGACTGGGTTTTTCCGAGTTACCGGGAACACGGGGTGGCAATGATCGCCGGGATGCCGCTGAAACAGATTTTGTTGTATTGGATGGGACGGGTTGAAGGATGCCGCCCGCCGGAGGGCATCAAATTGTTCCCGCCGGCCGTTCCCATCGCCACGCAGATCCCACACGCGGCAGGGGCGGCCTGGGCTTCCAAGCTGAAAGGGGAACAGTCGGTGGCTGTGGCCTATTTCGGCGATGGGGCCACCTCGGAAGGGGATTTTCATGAGGGATTGAATTTTGCGGGCGTGTTTCGCCTGCCAGTAATCTTTTTCTGTCAAAACAACCAGTACGCCATCAGTGTACCGTTTTCCCGGCAGACGGCGACGGAGACGGTGGCGGAAAAGGCGGCTGCGTACGCGATTCGCGGAGTGCGTGTCGACGGCAACGACGTGTTGGCCATCTATACGGTGATGAAAGAGGCGGTAGAACGGGCGCGGTCAGGGGAAGGGGCCACCTTGATCGAAGCGGTGACGTATCGCCATGGCGCACATACCACCGCCGACGATGCAGGAAGGTATCGCAAACAGGAAGAGACGCGGGAGTGGGTCGAACTGCGTGACCCCTTGACACGTTACCGTAGGTTGCTGGAGTCGGAGGGCTTGTGGTCGGAAGCGGAGGAGCGGGATTGGGAAGCCCATTGCAAACAGGAGATTGAGGAAGCGGTCCGTGAAGCGGAATCTGCGGAAGTGCCGCCGTCCTCCCATCTGTTTGCACACGTATTTGCCGATCTGCCGCCTTCTCTGGTACGTCAGCGAGAGTCGCTCTTTCGTCTGGAAGAGGGGTGATGACGATGGCACAGCTCACTTTGATCCAGGCCATCAACGATGCCATGCGCATCGCATTGGAACGGGACCCGAGTGTGGTGATTCTCGGTGAGGACGTGGGAAAAAACGGCGGTGTGTTCCGGGCGACAGAAGGATTGTGGAAACGTTTCGGCGATGATCGGGTCATCGACACCCCACTGGCGGAAGCGGGCATCGTCGGTACGGCGATCGGCATGGCGGTCAACGGTTTGCGTCCGATCGTGGAAATTCAGTTTCTCGGCTTTTCTTACCCGGGTTTTGAGCAAATTGTTTCCCACGCTGCCCGTCTGCGGACACGGACGCAGGGGATGTTTCCGGCGACGATGGTGATCCGTGCCCCTTATGGCGGCGGCATTCGCGCCCCCGAGCTGCACAGTGACTCGACAGAAGCGCTGTTTGTCCACACGCCCGGGCTGAAAGTGGTGGTGCCGTCCACGCCTTATGATGCGAAGGGGTTGTTGTTGGCATCCATCTCAGATCCGGATCCAGTCCTCTTTTTGGAACCGATGAAACTGTATCGTTCCGTTCGGGAAGAAGTGCCGGAAACAGCGTATGAAGTACCGATTGGACAAGCGCGTGTCGTGCGCGAAGGGGAAGATGTCACCCTGCTCGCTTGGGGGGCGATGGTGCCGGTGGCGATCGCCGCAGCGGATGAATGGGCCGAAAAAGGCGTCTCCTGCGAGGTGATCGATGTTCGGTCACTGTATCCGCTGGACGAGGAAACACTGGTTACATCAGTGAAAAAGACGGGACGTGCCGTCATCGTTCACGAAGCGCCCCGCACTGCCGGAGTGGGTGCAGAACTCGCGGCAATGTTGCAGGAGCAGGCGTTTCTCTGGTTGGAGGCACCGATTGCCCGTGTGACGGGCTATGATGTGCCGGTACCGATGTTTGCGTTGGAAGATGCATTCCGGCCCGATGTAAAACGTGTCTCAGAAGCGGTGCGGCAGGTGATTGCTTTTTAAGGAGGGAGAGAGATGAGCGTAACCTTTACGTTGCCTGATGTGGGTGAAGGAGTGGCGGAAGCGGAGATTGTTCGCTGGTTGGTGAAACCGGGGGAACTCGTCGAAGCCGATCAACCGGTGGTGGAAGTGCAGACGGACAAGGCAGTGGTGGAACTGCCCGCACCCGCTGCCGGTCGGGTGGCCCAAATCAACGGGAAAGAAGGAGACGTGATGCGGGTGGGGGATGTGCTGCTGGTGATTACGGATCCCTTGGCTGAAGCGCCTTCCTCACAGGAATCGTCAACCGCCGCTTCCGTGGACGAACCCGTCCGTTTCAACCGTAAAAGAGTGCCTGCTGCTCCCTCCACCCGCCGCCTGGCGCGCGAGCTGGGAGTCGATATCACCCAGGTAGAAGGAACGGGACCGAACGGACGCGTCACTGACGAAGATGTCCGTCGGTTTCACGCCGCCGTGGGGAAAGCCCCCGTTACGATCAGCGGTATGCGCGTTGATGAGGAAGAATGGGTGCCGATCCGGGACTATGCGAAGGAGGTCGCCATTCCCGTCGAAGCCGCGCGTGCGAATGGTACGCCGGCAATTACGGAGGAGCCGTTGCCTGCGACGCGTCGGGTGATCGCAGACCGATTGCTCTTCTCGGTCACAAACAAACCGCATGCCACTCATTTTGATGAGCTGAACGCTGAAGGACTGGTAGCATGGTTCAAAAAAATGAAGCAGGAGTGGACACCAGATGACGTCAGGTTGACGTATACACCCGTATTGATGAAACTGGTGGCAGTCACCCTGTTGCAACATCCCGCTTTTAATGCCCATTTCGATGAACAGCGGCGTACGGTTCGCCGGTTTTCTTCAGTGGCGATTGGGTTTGGCGCAGATACGCCTCGGGGGTTGCTTGTTCCCGTCGTGCGAAATGTAGAGCAAAAAAGCATCGAGCAGTTGGCTCGGGAAGTATCCGCGTTGACGAAAGCGGCCCGGGAAGGAACGCTGTCACCGGGTGATCTGCGTGGTAGTACGTTTACCATCAGCAACGCCGGAGCATTGGGCGGACGGTGGGCCACGCCGATCATCAATCCGCCGGAAGTGGCGATTTTGGCGATACATCCGGTCCAAGAGCGGCCAGTCGTCGAAAATGGTGAGTTGACTGTCGGTTGGCGGATGAACGTGTCGCTCTCCTTTGACCACCGCGTGTTGGATGGGGCCGATGCCATCCGGTTTACGCATACGCTGGGACGTTATACGGAAGATCCGGGCCGGTTGTTGACCTGTTTGGTGTGATATGTGAAGCCAAAGTGAGTTTACACGAACGACCGATGATCCTAGTGTTGTGCAAAGTAGGTTTATGCGATCGTATTGCGATGTTTTTCCCGATCACTGTGACCACAGGCGAGGCCTGTGGTTGTTTTTTAGGAAGAGGCGGACCCGTATATGGGCGTTTGAGGAATACCCAGGTACTGTGATTGCAGTCTCCCACGATCGGTGGTTTCTCTCACGGTTCCGAGGGACGGTGTGGGAGTTGAAAGACGGGAGGTTGAAGGAAAGGTGATAGCGTGTGGTGAGTGTTGCCGCCTCGTATTCTTTACGAAAAGAAATCTAGGAGTTGTTCACCAATCTTCCCTTATCAGCTGATCGATTCGAAACAGTAACCGTTCCTTCTCTTCTGTTGGAATGCTTTCCGTTAATCTCGCCGCGGCAACAGGAAGTTCCCAAGTATTGATTTGTTGCATAGTGCAGTTAGACAACCGGATGTATGCATTTAGATATTCTTGAATGATGCTATCTCGTAAGCTTTCAACAACACGATCAGAAATGGATGCCAATCGATAAATCAACACTGTCCTTGCAACATCTGCCAGTGGATGGCCGCAGGTCCCGTCCATCCAATCAATGATGACTGCGCCTTGAGAGGAGATGATAATGTTATTGGTGTGAAAATCTCCGTGGCAAACTTGGCTTCCTTCAGGAAGAAGCTCAAGATGATGAAGAATCTTCTTTTTTGTGTTTACCGAGAGTAAGTCCGTTTGATAGATACGCCTGCTTAGGATATCTTTTTGTTGTGGTAATCCCATCCCTTTTTTTCGGTGTATCACATCATGTAGATCGGCAAGTTTGTACGCGAACTTTTTGATGTTTTCGGGCTCTTGGGAGATTGCCTGCGTCATGGTAGGGCCATCGATCCGCTCGTAGAGTATCCCTTCTCTTCCTCGGTATTGCCTTCTTTCAAACACTTTTGGAACGTTTAGTCCCAGCGTTTCCACTAATTTGCTCACGAAGAACTCCCGCTTGATGGAAGATTCGGAGATCCCCTTATGAAACAACTTGATCACTCGATTTTCTCCCCAGGGATAGATGTCTGCTGTGTAACCTTGTCCAAGTATTTCTCTATCCGTCAATGGAGAAAACCCCCTTTTTGAGAACAAGGTTACAAAAACTGAACGACCCCACCACCTGTGATCAACAACAATCTCCCGACGAAATAATAGACTGACCGCTTGGCATCCTGCCGCTTTGCCTTCTGATTTTTCATATGTTCGATCTGAGCGTCCATATAGGGTTGCCGCGGAAAATTGATCAATGGATCTATGTTCCACTTCGGTTGGGTGTATCCTTCACAATTAACCGGAAAAATAGAAAAAACTGATTCGGGCAGCGTGTTTTGTGCTAAGATAGAAAACACCCTGAAGAATCACAGGTGACCAGGATGACGAAGTTGCAATTATCCGTTCAACATCATGATCACGTCCGCACAGTCAAAGGTGCGTTCACGTTTTTGGGGCATCCGCTTCGCTTTTATTGGTACTGTGTTGACGGGCTGTGGATCGATACCGGCCCGCCGAGGGCACGGGTACAGGTGGCGGCATTTGCTGCGGAGCACCCACCTTCAGTCGTGGCGCTGACCCATTTTCACGAAGATCATTCCGGTAATGCGGGATGGCTGGCCCGTACCTACGGCGTTCCGGTAATGATGAGCGAGGAGACGGCCCGGATCCTGAGGCAGCCTCCGAGCATTCCCGTCTATCGGAAATGGGTGTGGGGGCAGATGGAGCCGGTTTCTGGAACCGTCGCAGAAGAATTGTTGCAGACGGAGCGTTTTCGGTTTCGCGTCATTCCGACACCCGGCCATTGCCCCGACCATGTTGTGTTTTTGGAAGAAGAGCAGGGATGGTTGTTTTCGGGCGATTTGTTTTTGGGTACCCGATTACATTACGGTATGCGCGGAGAGTCGGTAGCGGATATGATTGCCTCGATCGAGCGCGTTTTGTCATATCCGTTTGAGACGGTGTTTTGCGCTCATGCCGGTGTGGTGGAGGAGGGCCGCAAAGCGTTGGAGGCGAAACGTCGCTTTTTGTTGGAGTTGGTGGAGGAAACCCGCCATCTCGCACAAAAAGGGATGCCGGCACGCCTCATCGCCTGGAAACTGTTACAGGGCAATAAACTGTTGGAATGGTTTTCGTTGGGTGAGATGGGGGCAATTCACTTGGTTCGCTCCATTCTGGAGGAGAAGCGGGCGTCGGCCAAACGGTTTTGACAGGCGTTATCGAATCAGGAGAAGAGCAGCCGTTTTCCAGCAAGTGATGTCTATTTCGAGGACCCGTTCCGGTTGAAGTTGGAAGTGGTGTACAGTCCGGATTACTTGGGGGTTAAAAATGTCCCGACCACTGTATCAACAGAATGAACGCCCCCAAGACCCACACGTACCAGGCAAACCCTTTGAGTGATCCGCGGCTCAGAATGCGGACCATCCAGCGGACGGCCGTGTAACCGCAGACCCCGGCCATGGCTGTACCGATCAAAAGGGAGGACAGGGGGATGTGCTCTGCCCGACCGTCCAACAGTTTGGCACCTTGCAACAGGACACCGCCGCCGATGGCCGGAATGGAGAGCAAAAACGAATAGGAGGCTGCGGCGGTTGTCTCGACGTTTCGCCACAACGCTGCGGCGATGGTCATCCCGGATCGGGAGACGGCGGGTAAAATGGCTGCACTTTGGGCCAAACCGATCCATAGTGCATCGGCATAGGTAAGGTCGTTGATCCCTTTGTGACCGTCTGCTTTTATCCGGTCAGCCCAGTATAATACCGCGCCGGTGATGAGAAACTCCCATCCGATGGTGACGCCCGTTTGCGAGATCGCCTCCAATGTATCTTCCCAAGTGATGCCCACCACTACTGCGGGAATCGTGCCGACAATCAGAAGCCGTCCCGTTTTGCCCAGCGGTTTGCGGCAGATGGCGGCGAGTTCGTCTCCATATACGGCGATCACTGCTGCGAGTGTACCGAGGTGGAGCATCGTGTCCAGGAACAAACCGGCAGAATCCAGCCCGAACAAATGACGGCCGAGGTAGAGATGCCCCGTGCTGCTCACCGGCAAAAATTCGGTCAATCCCTGGATGATACCCAGTACCATCGCTTCCAACCAGTTCATTGTGTTCGCTCCTTTCGCTTTCTTGTCTATGTGTATGGGCGAGGGTGGGGGAGAATGTCCCACCGCTTTCATTCTCCACCTTTTCGCAATACAATGTGGATAAGCGGGAATCATGCTTGTGTGATTTCAAAGGGGGATAACGGGTGACACTCAGGGGACAGGCGAAGGATCGCGAACAGCATGTCTACCCGTTGACGGGATTGACTTGCGCTGATTGTGCGGCCAAGTTTGAAGAAAAAGTGCGTCAAGCGGAGGGAGTGATCGATGCTCGCGTTCATCTGGCTACGTCCCGGCTGGTGGTGAGGGGGCGCCAGTTGAGCATCGAGGAAGTGGAACAGCTGGGGGCGTTTGACGACATCCGGGTGGCCAGGCGGGAAGAGCATATTGGTTTGGGACGGTTCCGTTTGAATGATCCATTGTTTCTCTCAAGCGCCACCGCTTTGGTGCTTCTTTTGCTCGCCGAACTGGCTGAATGGCTGGAGCTTTCTTCGACGCTTTTCATCAGTTTGTTTGCCGCGGCCACGGTATTGGGAGGATGGAACCATTTCCGCCGCGGTATGGTGGGATTGCTGCGGTTGGATTTCAATATGAACGCGTTGATGACCATAGCGGTGGCGGGAGCATGGGCTATCGGCTACTGGGAGGAAGCGGCGGTAGTGGCCTTTTTGTTCGGCGTCAGCGGTTGGTTGGAACGAACCGTGATGGAATCCGCACGTGCCTCGATTCGATCATTGATGGATTGGGCGCCGAAAACGGCGACAATACGTCGCGAAGGGGTGGAACAATCCGTTCCCGTAGAAGAGTTGAAGGTGGGTGACGTGCTGATCGTCCGTCCCGGGGAGAAAATCGCCGCCGACGGCGAAGTGGTCAAAGGGAGCACGGCTGTCAATCAGGCGGCGATCACCGGGGAGTCCCTGCCGGTGGAAAAGTCACCGGGAGATGAGGTGTTTGCGGGATCGCTTAATCATTCCGGGGCAATCGAGGTACGGGTGACACGAAGGGCGGAAGAGACCACCATTGCCAAGATCGTGGCTCTGGTGGGGGAAGCCGAGGAGCAGCGAGCGCCGGCACAGGCGTTTGTCGACAGGTTTGCCCGCGTTTATACGCCCATCGTGTTGGCTTTGGCTTTTGCCATCGCCATCATCCCGCCGTTGGTACTGGGAGCGGCGTGGAAGCCCTGGCTGTATGAAGCGTTGGCGTTGCTGATCGTGGCTTGTCCCTGTGCCCTCGTCGTCTCTACACCGGTCGTTGTCGTGACGGCCGTCGGCAACGCGGCTCGATACGGTGTGCTGATTAAAGGGGGTCTACACCTGGAAAAGGCGGGCACACTCCAAACGATTGCCTTCGATAAAACCGGCACGCTGACCCACGGTGAACCCGTTGTGACGGACATCATCCCCCTGCAGGATCAGAGTGAACCGCAGGTGTTGGCACTGGCAGCGGGGATCGAGCGGCTGTCCGAACATCCGCTGGCGCTGGCCATCGTTCGGAAAGCGAAGGAAAAACGGGTTCCGGTGGCGCATGTGGACCACTTTAAATCCGTACCCGGCCGAGGAGCGAAGGCCTACATCGCCGGGACCCCCTATTGGATCGGCAGTCCGCGTTGGATGGAAGAAGAGGGATTTGATCTCGGTCCTTGGCACGAGGCGATCAACCAATTGCAGGATGAAGGGAAAACGGTTGTCGCTTTGGGAAGGGATCGGGAAGCGTTGGCGATCATCGCCTTCACGGACGAATTGCGGAACAATGCCGCTCAGGTG
This window contains:
- a CDS encoding Leu/Phe/Val dehydrogenase; protein product: MKNQQTQTLQLVNNSANVEGATMRDIFELMDQFGHEQVIFCRHPQSGLKAIIAIHNTTMGPALGGCRMAPYTTTDEALEDVLRLSRGMTYKCGVVDVDFGGGKAVIIGDPNRDKTPELFRAFGRFVGGLNGRFFTGTDMGTSPEDFVHAARESDSFVGLPKSYGGSGDTSIPTALGVLQGMRATAEHLWGSPGLQGRVVAVQGAGKVGTRLVQLLVEEGARVVVADIDESRVQKLCDQYPDQVERGDIQTIHQTACDIFSPCAKGGVINDRSLAELQCQAIVGSANNQLAEDRHGDMLHQMGILYAPDYLVNAGGLIQVADELKGYNEERVMAKTRSIYQMLLQIYQLSREKDIPTYRAANCLVVKRLEQVADLRRILLGFTR
- the pdhA gene encoding pyruvate dehydrogenase (acetyl-transferring) E1 component subunit alpha; this encodes MLRQMEKVGLQYLQPDGTLTPEGEVAWKPIERPLKIEFYRWMCKIRLFDQRAVILQRQGRIGTYAPLQGQEAAQVGSALALNREDWVFPSYREHGVAMIAGMPLKQILLYWMGRVEGCRPPEGIKLFPPAVPIATQIPHAAGAAWASKLKGEQSVAVAYFGDGATSEGDFHEGLNFAGVFRLPVIFFCQNNQYAISVPFSRQTATETVAEKAAAYAIRGVRVDGNDVLAIYTVMKEAVERARSGEGATLIEAVTYRHGAHTTADDAGRYRKQEETREWVELRDPLTRYRRLLESEGLWSEAEERDWEAHCKQEIEEAVREAESAEVPPSSHLFAHVFADLPPSLVRQRESLFRLEEG
- a CDS encoding alpha-ketoacid dehydrogenase subunit beta, producing the protein MAQLTLIQAINDAMRIALERDPSVVILGEDVGKNGGVFRATEGLWKRFGDDRVIDTPLAEAGIVGTAIGMAVNGLRPIVEIQFLGFSYPGFEQIVSHAARLRTRTQGMFPATMVIRAPYGGGIRAPELHSDSTEALFVHTPGLKVVVPSTPYDAKGLLLASISDPDPVLFLEPMKLYRSVREEVPETAYEVPIGQARVVREGEDVTLLAWGAMVPVAIAAADEWAEKGVSCEVIDVRSLYPLDEETLVTSVKKTGRAVIVHEAPRTAGVGAELAAMLQEQAFLWLEAPIARVTGYDVPVPMFALEDAFRPDVKRVSEAVRQVIAF
- a CDS encoding dihydrolipoamide acetyltransferase family protein: MSVTFTLPDVGEGVAEAEIVRWLVKPGELVEADQPVVEVQTDKAVVELPAPAAGRVAQINGKEGDVMRVGDVLLVITDPLAEAPSSQESSTAASVDEPVRFNRKRVPAAPSTRRLARELGVDITQVEGTGPNGRVTDEDVRRFHAAVGKAPVTISGMRVDEEEWVPIRDYAKEVAIPVEAARANGTPAITEEPLPATRRVIADRLLFSVTNKPHATHFDELNAEGLVAWFKKMKQEWTPDDVRLTYTPVLMKLVAVTLLQHPAFNAHFDEQRRTVRRFSSVAIGFGADTPRGLLVPVVRNVEQKSIEQLAREVSALTKAAREGTLSPGDLRGSTFTISNAGALGGRWATPIINPPEVAILAIHPVQERPVVENGELTVGWRMNVSLSFDHRVLDGADAIRFTHTLGRYTEDPGRLLTCLV
- a CDS encoding phosphotransferase, with the translated sequence MTDREILGQGYTADIYPWGENRVIKLFHKGISESSIKREFFVSKLVETLGLNVPKVFERRQYRGREGILYERIDGPTMTQAISQEPENIKKFAYKLADLHDVIHRKKGMGLPQQKDILSRRIYQTDLLSVNTKKKILHHLELLPEGSQVCHGDFHTNNIIISSQGAVIIDWMDGTCGHPLADVARTVLIYRLASISDRVVESLRDSIIQEYLNAYIRLSNCTMQQINTWELPVAAARLTESIPTEEKERLLFRIDQLIREDW
- a CDS encoding MBL fold metallo-hydrolase, whose amino-acid sequence is MTKLQLSVQHHDHVRTVKGAFTFLGHPLRFYWYCVDGLWIDTGPPRARVQVAAFAAEHPPSVVALTHFHEDHSGNAGWLARTYGVPVMMSEETARILRQPPSIPVYRKWVWGQMEPVSGTVAEELLQTERFRFRVIPTPGHCPDHVVFLEEEQGWLFSGDLFLGTRLHYGMRGESVADMIASIERVLSYPFETVFCAHAGVVEEGRKALEAKRRFLLELVEETRHLAQKGMPARLIAWKLLQGNKLLEWFSLGEMGAIHLVRSILEEKRASAKRF
- a CDS encoding undecaprenyl-diphosphate phosphatase, which codes for MNWLEAMVLGIIQGLTEFLPVSSTGHLYLGRHLFGLDSAGLFLDTMLHLGTLAAVIAVYGDELAAICRKPLGKTGRLLIVGTIPAVVVGITWEDTLEAISQTGVTIGWEFLITGAVLYWADRIKADGHKGINDLTYADALWIGLAQSAAILPAVSRSGMTIAAALWRNVETTAAASYSFLLSIPAIGGGVLLQGAKLLDGRAEHIPLSSLLIGTAMAGVCGYTAVRWMVRILSRGSLKGFAWYVWVLGAFILLIQWSGHF
- a CDS encoding heavy metal translocating P-type ATPase codes for the protein MTLRGQAKDREQHVYPLTGLTCADCAAKFEEKVRQAEGVIDARVHLATSRLVVRGRQLSIEEVEQLGAFDDIRVARREEHIGLGRFRLNDPLFLSSATALVLLLLAELAEWLELSSTLFISLFAAATVLGGWNHFRRGMVGLLRLDFNMNALMTIAVAGAWAIGYWEEAAVVAFLFGVSGWLERTVMESARASIRSLMDWAPKTATIRREGVEQSVPVEELKVGDVLIVRPGEKIAADGEVVKGSTAVNQAAITGESLPVEKSPGDEVFAGSLNHSGAIEVRVTRRAEETTIAKIVALVGEAEEQRAPAQAFVDRFARVYTPIVLALAFAIAIIPPLVLGAAWKPWLYEALALLIVACPCALVVSTPVVVVTAVGNAARYGVLIKGGLHLEKAGTLQTIAFDKTGTLTHGEPVVTDIIPLQDQSEPQVLALAAGIERLSEHPLALAIVRKAKEKRVPVAHVDHFKSVPGRGAKAYIAGTPYWIGSPRWMEEEGFDLGPWHEAINQLQDEGKTVVALGRDREALAIIAFTDELRNNAAQVIHALKQLGLRRMVLLTGDHAKAARSIAHRAGIDEICAELLPEDKVRKIRHYTEAGGPVGMVGDGINDAPALATADVGIAMGGAGSDVALETADIVLMADDLSKLPFTVRLSRAALRVIRQNIAFAVGIKVLAFLLAIPGWLTLWLAIGADMGATILVLLNGMRLLKEKPDLEMRRDKS